From Marivirga harenae, one genomic window encodes:
- a CDS encoding AMP-binding protein produces MEAGQFNIVSLFADASKRHPDRIAIIEKNHQITFAELAQEIDKTASYFQQKGISKGDRVLVFVPMGINLYRIVLALFKIGATAVFLDEWVSFKRLNLCCKIAECTAFIGIRKARILTFFSSEIRKIPIKLGVAYKDYGIPAKNISTNVNDTALITFTTGSSGTPKAAKRTHGFLKAQFSVLEKKIDPEISKVDMPVLPIVLMINLGKGITSVIADFKASKPESLKAEKVIAQIEKHQVASIASSPYFIFKLAQYAIEHNVPIQNIKRIFTGGAAVFPEEAKTYVQAFPNSTSKILYGSTEAEPISSVNALDLATRNIAKDKGLYVGSIDTAAKVLIIPIKEENIKIQNSDELRTNSLKDQKIGEIIVSGSHVLKEYVNNPEAMERQKIWVEDVCWHRTGDSGFKIGNELYLTGPCNAMIENESGYISPFLYEQILTSIDGVNAGTILSIKDKNYAVIEAQSKGDIEKVTPEIMAIEGIDEVYLVKKIPRDPRHFSKIEYKKLKNMLASKLNL; encoded by the coding sequence ATGGAAGCTGGCCAATTCAACATCGTTTCACTTTTTGCAGATGCTTCCAAAAGGCACCCTGACCGAATAGCCATTATTGAGAAAAATCATCAGATCACATTTGCAGAATTGGCTCAAGAAATTGATAAAACTGCCAGCTATTTTCAGCAAAAAGGAATTTCAAAAGGTGATCGCGTACTGGTCTTTGTCCCGATGGGAATTAATCTTTACCGAATCGTTTTGGCACTATTTAAAATTGGCGCCACAGCCGTATTTTTAGACGAATGGGTAAGTTTTAAAAGGCTGAACTTATGTTGCAAAATTGCAGAATGCACGGCCTTTATCGGAATAAGAAAAGCCAGGATATTGACCTTCTTTTCTTCTGAAATACGGAAAATTCCTATCAAGTTAGGGGTAGCTTACAAAGACTACGGAATTCCTGCAAAAAATATCTCAACGAATGTGAATGACACCGCGCTCATCACATTCACTACCGGCAGTAGTGGCACACCTAAAGCCGCTAAAAGAACGCATGGCTTTCTAAAAGCGCAATTTTCAGTATTGGAAAAGAAAATTGATCCTGAAATTTCCAAGGTCGATATGCCTGTTTTACCCATCGTTTTAATGATAAACCTGGGCAAAGGGATCACTTCTGTAATTGCTGATTTTAAAGCTTCAAAACCCGAAAGCTTGAAAGCTGAAAAGGTAATTGCACAGATAGAAAAGCATCAAGTGGCAAGTATTGCTTCCTCTCCCTATTTCATTTTTAAGCTAGCTCAGTATGCGATTGAACACAATGTACCTATCCAAAATATTAAACGGATATTCACTGGAGGAGCGGCAGTATTTCCTGAAGAAGCAAAAACTTATGTCCAGGCATTCCCAAATTCTACTTCAAAAATTTTATACGGCTCAACCGAAGCAGAACCTATAAGCAGTGTAAATGCTCTAGATTTAGCCACGCGAAATATAGCAAAGGACAAGGGGCTTTATGTCGGTTCAATAGATACCGCAGCAAAGGTCCTGATAATTCCTATAAAAGAAGAAAATATCAAAATACAAAATTCAGATGAGCTTAGAACAAATAGTCTGAAGGACCAGAAAATTGGAGAAATCATAGTCTCAGGTTCCCATGTTTTAAAAGAATATGTGAATAATCCGGAGGCTATGGAAAGGCAGAAAATCTGGGTCGAAGATGTATGTTGGCATCGAACTGGAGATAGTGGATTTAAAATCGGCAATGAATTATATCTGACAGGGCCTTGTAATGCTATGATTGAAAATGAATCCGGCTATATTTCACCCTTTCTTTATGAACAGATTCTAACATCGATAGATGGAGTCAATGCTGGGACCATTCTTAGCATAAAGGATAAGAATTATGCAGTCATAGAAGCTCAATCTAAGGGAGACATAGAAAAAGTAACTCCTGAAATAATGGCGATTGAAGGTATCGATGAAGTGTATTTAGTAAAGAAAATTCCACGAGACCCTCGCCATTTTTCAAAAATTGAATACAAAAAACTGAAAAATATGTTAGCTAGTAAACTCAACCTATAA
- a CDS encoding DUF3419 family protein translates to MSKAVEKVDFSKIRYANCWEDADILLEGLNPKAGSKILSIASAGDNSFALLSTDPELLLAVDLSKSQLHLCELKKVAIKNLEREECLQFLGFHSDKKRLETYAQLQSQLSAEARSYFDQLSNEIQRGIIHQGKFEQYFQLFSQKILPLIHSKKTIQKLFQEKSELAQIDFYKNKWNSWRWRMLFKLFFSKAIMGKFGRDPEFLKQVEIPVAEYIFRKAEVQLQSQSAQQNFILNYNLTGEFGVHLPYYLRKENYENIKRKLGALKLFEGYAQDAMGQYDAFDYMNLSNIFEYMDVETFQNTGKELINGLKKEGKIAYWNLMVARQLSKEFPQDLVFQASLSDDLTQKDKGFFYHQILIEQRK, encoded by the coding sequence ATGAGCAAGGCTGTTGAAAAAGTTGACTTCAGTAAAATCCGCTATGCTAATTGCTGGGAAGATGCCGATATTCTCTTGGAAGGACTAAATCCCAAAGCGGGCAGTAAAATTTTGTCCATTGCCTCTGCAGGAGACAATAGCTTTGCTTTACTTTCCACTGATCCCGAGCTACTGCTAGCAGTTGATCTCAGCAAATCACAATTACACTTATGCGAATTAAAAAAGGTGGCCATCAAAAATTTGGAACGCGAAGAATGCTTGCAGTTTTTAGGTTTCCATTCTGATAAAAAACGATTAGAAACCTATGCTCAATTACAATCCCAGCTAAGTGCGGAGGCTAGATCCTATTTTGACCAATTGTCGAATGAAATCCAGCGTGGAATTATTCATCAGGGGAAATTTGAACAGTATTTCCAATTGTTCAGCCAAAAAATACTTCCACTGATTCACTCCAAAAAAACAATCCAAAAGCTATTTCAAGAAAAGTCTGAATTGGCACAAATAGATTTTTATAAAAATAAATGGAATAGCTGGCGGTGGCGAATGCTATTCAAGCTATTCTTTAGTAAAGCCATAATGGGAAAATTCGGAAGAGATCCTGAATTCTTAAAGCAAGTTGAAATTCCCGTAGCAGAATATATTTTCCGTAAGGCGGAAGTGCAATTGCAATCCCAAAGCGCTCAACAAAATTTCATTCTAAACTACAACTTAACAGGAGAATTCGGTGTCCATTTACCGTATTACCTGAGAAAAGAAAATTATGAGAACATCAAAAGAAAATTGGGTGCACTAAAGCTTTTTGAGGGATATGCACAAGATGCAATGGGTCAATATGATGCATTTGACTACATGAATTTATCCAACATATTTGAATATATGGATGTAGAGACATTTCAAAATACTGGCAAAGAGTTAATCAATGGATTAAAAAAAGAAGGTAAAATCGCTTACTGGAATTTGATGGTAGCTCGCCAATTATCTAAAGAATTTCCACAGGATTTAGTCTTTCAAGCTTCATTGTCAGATGATTTAACGCAAAAAGACAAAGGCTTTTTCTATCACCAAATACTCATAGAGCAACGGAAATGA
- a CDS encoding PEP/pyruvate-binding domain-containing protein, with product MNIITENDIDQIDLDKTGGKGTNLLKLKNQGFQVPKFIILPADELQASIKENLTSTESIINNIQQYQFSNEIISEINSHFDENTLLAVRSSATIEDGKEYSFAGLFESIMYVPVTEIQSAIRKVWQSAYSERIQQYMNSKGIKNKDLSIAIILQEMVEADVSGVAFGANPANGDENEQVINAVFGAGEGLVSGQLNADMFHISSEGIKTELAQKTHQLIVDHEAGQGLKKVALDENKQSQTTLEQNHILEISATLAQLKESFSGPQDIEFAYRNGSLYILQSRPITTGKQKTIAENYILWDNSNIIESYPGVTTPLTFSFISQSYQQAYQLFSAYMGVDPKVIAKNQQVFKNTLGLIRGRVYYNLKTWYLMLAMLPGYSLNARYMETMMGVKERFDIPKDYIISKGQAYWSIVKTVFKMLQRMFSLPKKRAEFMQLLEETISKYKSIDYKNKSASELLSLYLDFEKKLLNEWKAPLLNDFFAMIWFGMLQKSTVKYLKSENPNIHNDLLCGSADIISTQPIHRSIAIATFINQNEGLKVFFSDAPEKVWQKLQAEENDANIISLRNQIDEYIHDFGERCVGELKLETLSYEQAPEQLIKILQSYVNQNISVKSTSGNLEQELRTNAEKEIQSKLKFKPIKKWWLKYILTKTRQMVSGRENLRYERTRAFGIVRKLFSTIGNRFYEEDLITHPRDIFYLTKAEIEGFIEGRGVFTDLKENIAIRKAEYAKFEKEDPPPERFATNGIVYSSEIAGQEEESTIDGELKGIGCCPGKVRAKVRKVNHPQEVDSLNGDILVTSSTDPGWVTLFPSASGIIVERGSLLSHSAIVSREMGIPCIVSVSGLLKQLKSGDEVLMDGSSGIIKILESK from the coding sequence ATGAACATCATCACTGAAAACGATATTGATCAAATTGATTTAGATAAAACAGGAGGAAAAGGCACTAATTTATTAAAGCTCAAAAACCAAGGTTTTCAAGTCCCAAAATTTATTATTCTGCCTGCAGATGAACTGCAGGCATCGATCAAGGAAAACTTAACAAGTACAGAATCCATCATCAATAACATTCAGCAGTATCAATTTTCAAATGAAATCATTAGTGAAATTAATTCTCATTTTGATGAAAACACACTGTTAGCAGTACGTTCTTCCGCTACCATAGAAGATGGAAAGGAATACTCCTTTGCTGGCTTATTTGAAAGCATTATGTATGTTCCTGTGACAGAAATCCAATCTGCCATTCGAAAAGTCTGGCAATCTGCCTATTCCGAACGGATTCAGCAATATATGAATTCAAAAGGCATCAAAAATAAGGATCTATCCATAGCCATTATTTTGCAAGAAATGGTGGAAGCAGATGTTTCAGGAGTTGCTTTTGGCGCCAACCCTGCCAATGGTGATGAAAATGAACAAGTCATCAATGCTGTATTTGGTGCTGGTGAAGGCTTGGTTTCTGGGCAATTGAATGCTGATATGTTTCACATTAGTTCAGAAGGCATCAAAACAGAATTAGCTCAAAAAACACATCAGTTAATAGTCGATCATGAAGCAGGTCAGGGGTTAAAAAAAGTAGCACTAGATGAAAATAAACAAAGTCAGACTACATTAGAACAAAATCACATATTAGAAATTTCAGCAACGCTTGCCCAACTAAAAGAGAGTTTTAGCGGCCCACAGGATATAGAGTTCGCCTATCGAAATGGAAGCTTATATATATTGCAAAGCAGACCGATTACAACAGGAAAGCAAAAAACTATTGCAGAAAACTATATCCTCTGGGACAATAGCAACATTATTGAATCTTATCCCGGAGTGACCACACCTTTGACTTTTTCATTTATAAGTCAATCCTATCAACAGGCCTATCAGCTTTTCAGTGCTTATATGGGCGTTGATCCCAAAGTAATTGCTAAAAACCAGCAAGTGTTTAAAAACACATTAGGTTTAATAAGAGGCAGAGTATATTATAATCTAAAAACCTGGTATTTGATGTTGGCCATGTTGCCCGGCTACAGTTTGAATGCACGCTACATGGAAACCATGATGGGAGTTAAAGAGCGCTTTGACATTCCTAAAGACTATATTATCTCAAAAGGTCAAGCCTATTGGTCGATTGTCAAAACAGTATTTAAAATGCTTCAGCGCATGTTTTCGCTGCCCAAAAAACGGGCAGAATTCATGCAATTATTGGAAGAAACTATCAGCAAGTATAAATCCATTGACTATAAAAATAAATCTGCATCTGAATTATTGAGTTTATATCTGGATTTTGAGAAAAAATTACTCAACGAATGGAAAGCTCCTTTGCTGAATGATTTTTTTGCCATGATTTGGTTTGGCATGTTGCAAAAAAGCACAGTCAAATATTTGAAAAGCGAAAATCCCAACATTCATAATGATTTGCTGTGCGGAAGTGCGGATATCATCTCCACTCAGCCGATCCACAGGAGCATTGCTATTGCAACTTTCATTAATCAAAATGAGGGTTTAAAAGTATTTTTCAGTGATGCTCCAGAAAAGGTATGGCAAAAATTGCAAGCAGAAGAGAATGACGCAAATATCATTAGCCTTCGAAATCAAATTGATGAATATATCCATGATTTTGGAGAAAGATGTGTGGGCGAATTGAAGCTCGAAACCTTATCCTATGAGCAGGCTCCAGAGCAACTAATCAAGATCTTGCAGTCCTATGTCAATCAAAATATTTCAGTCAAATCTACTTCCGGAAATCTTGAGCAAGAGTTGCGAACCAATGCTGAAAAAGAAATTCAATCGAAGCTAAAATTCAAGCCAATCAAAAAATGGTGGTTAAAATATATTTTGACTAAAACCCGACAAATGGTAAGCGGCAGGGAAAACTTGCGCTATGAAAGAACCAGGGCGTTTGGCATTGTACGTAAGTTATTCTCAACTATTGGAAATCGTTTTTATGAGGAAGATTTAATCACTCATCCACGAGATATCTTCTATTTGACCAAAGCGGAAATAGAGGGATTTATTGAAGGAAGAGGAGTATTTACTGATTTAAAGGAAAACATCGCGATCCGAAAAGCCGAATATGCAAAATTCGAAAAAGAGGATCCGCCACCTGAAAGATTTGCTACAAATGGAATAGTATATAGCAGTGAGATTGCCGGGCAAGAGGAAGAGAGTACAATTGACGGTGAACTAAAAGGAATTGGATGTTGCCCTGGAAAAGTCAGGGCAAAAGTCAGAAAAGTAAATCATCCGCAGGAAGTTGATAGTTTAAATGGAGATATTTTGGTCACGTCCAGCACCGACCCGGGATGGGTTACATTATTCCCATCGGCTTCGGGGATCATAGTGGAAAGAGGAAGTTTGTTGAGTCATTCTGCTATTGTCTCCAGAGAAATGGGGATTCCATGTATCGTTAGTGTTTCAGGATTACTGAAGCAATTAAAATCTGGAGATGAAGTGCTGATGGACGGAAGCTCAGGTATTATTAAAATCCTTGAATCAAAATGA
- the ilvA gene encoding threonine ammonia-lyase IlvA, whose product MSEILRAYYPKIEAIQSAAQKLKGVALQTPLTPNLGLSKEFDANIQFKREDLQPVRSYKIRGSYNKISSLSREELDKGIVCASAGNHAQGVAFSCKKLGVKGRIFMPAPTPKQKIAQVEMFGEDFVEIELVGDTFDDAFHAAQEYQEKSGAVFIHPFDDPKVIEGQGTVGLEILQQAENPIDYLFLPVGGGGLSAGVSSVFKSLSPQTKIIGVEPAGAPAMKTSIQIGVNTVLQQIEKFVDGAAVKKVGDLNFEICRQNLTEVITVEEGKVCDVILQLYNKDAIVAEPAGALSIAALEQYAEEIKGKNVVCVLSGSNNDITRTEEIKERALLYKGLKHYFVVKFPQRAGALKQFVVEVLGPDDDISHFEYTKKNSRETGSAVVGIELKNSSDFPQLLKNMKRLGFYGDYLNDKQYLLDLVV is encoded by the coding sequence ATGTCTGAAATCCTAAGAGCATACTACCCAAAAATAGAAGCCATACAAAGTGCCGCGCAGAAACTAAAAGGTGTGGCACTTCAAACCCCTTTGACACCGAATTTAGGTTTATCAAAAGAGTTTGATGCTAATATTCAGTTCAAAAGGGAAGATTTACAACCCGTAAGGTCTTATAAAATTAGAGGTTCGTACAATAAAATCAGTAGTCTCAGCCGTGAAGAATTAGATAAAGGAATTGTCTGCGCAAGTGCTGGGAACCATGCACAAGGAGTGGCTTTTTCATGTAAAAAACTGGGAGTAAAAGGCAGGATTTTCATGCCTGCTCCAACTCCAAAACAGAAAATTGCTCAAGTTGAAATGTTTGGAGAGGATTTCGTGGAGATAGAGTTGGTGGGCGATACCTTTGATGATGCTTTTCATGCTGCACAGGAATATCAGGAAAAATCCGGAGCAGTATTTATTCACCCTTTTGATGACCCTAAAGTGATTGAAGGACAAGGCACAGTCGGGCTGGAAATTTTACAACAGGCAGAGAACCCAATTGATTATCTTTTTTTGCCTGTTGGGGGAGGTGGACTGTCAGCTGGGGTAAGTAGTGTATTTAAGTCCTTGTCACCACAAACGAAAATCATTGGGGTAGAACCAGCAGGTGCACCTGCCATGAAAACTTCCATTCAAATTGGAGTGAATACTGTTTTGCAGCAAATTGAAAAATTTGTGGATGGAGCAGCCGTAAAAAAAGTGGGAGATTTGAACTTTGAAATCTGCCGACAGAATTTGACTGAAGTTATTACCGTGGAAGAAGGAAAAGTTTGCGATGTGATTTTGCAATTATATAATAAAGACGCCATAGTAGCTGAGCCAGCTGGGGCATTATCCATTGCGGCTTTGGAACAATATGCAGAGGAAATAAAAGGAAAAAATGTGGTTTGCGTGCTGAGCGGAAGCAATAATGATATCACTAGAACAGAAGAAATTAAAGAAAGAGCACTGCTTTACAAAGGTTTAAAGCACTATTTTGTAGTAAAATTCCCACAAAGAGCTGGAGCATTAAAGCAATTTGTAGTGGAGGTGTTAGGTCCCGATGATGACATTAGCCATTTTGAATATACGAAAAAGAATTCCCGAGAAACGGGTTCTGCGGTGGTAGGCATCGAATTAAAAAATTCATCTGATTTCCCTCAATTATTAAAAAACATGAAGCGATTGGGCTTTTACGGGGATTATCTAAATGACAAGCAGTATTTATTGGATTTGGTTGTGTAA
- the ilvC gene encoding ketol-acid reductoisomerase has product MAKLKFGTVEEEVVTRQEFPLEKAQEVLKDETIAVLGYGVQGPGQALNLKDNGFNVIVGQRKGSKSWDKAVADGWEPGKTLFELEEAAEKGTILQYLLSDAGQIAQWEMVKKHLSPGKALYFSHGFGVTYKDQTGIIPPKDVDVILVAPKGSGTSLRRLFVEGRGLNSSFAIHQDSTGKAWERCVALGIGVGSGYLFQTNFQKEVYSDLTGERGSLMGAIQGLFAAQYDLLRKKGHSPSEAFNETVEEATQSLYPLVAENGMDWMYANCSTTAQRGALDWWKKFRDAVKPVFEELYDSVETGNEAKLTITANEKPDYRVELERELDELKNSEMWQAGAAVRKLRPENA; this is encoded by the coding sequence ATGGCAAAACTAAAATTTGGAACAGTAGAAGAAGAGGTCGTAACGCGACAAGAATTTCCTTTAGAGAAAGCACAGGAAGTATTGAAAGATGAAACGATTGCCGTCCTTGGGTATGGAGTTCAAGGCCCAGGTCAAGCATTGAATTTGAAGGATAATGGATTCAATGTAATTGTAGGGCAACGAAAAGGTTCAAAGAGCTGGGACAAGGCAGTTGCTGACGGCTGGGAACCAGGTAAAACGCTTTTTGAGCTGGAAGAAGCTGCTGAAAAGGGGACTATTCTGCAGTATTTATTATCCGATGCAGGCCAAATTGCACAATGGGAGATGGTGAAAAAGCATCTGAGCCCAGGCAAAGCACTCTACTTCTCTCACGGTTTTGGTGTGACTTATAAAGATCAAACAGGGATAATACCACCGAAAGATGTAGATGTTATCTTAGTGGCCCCTAAAGGATCAGGTACCAGCTTAAGAAGATTATTTGTAGAGGGAAGAGGTTTGAATTCCAGCTTTGCGATTCATCAGGACTCTACCGGGAAAGCCTGGGAAAGATGTGTGGCCTTAGGAATAGGCGTAGGCTCAGGTTATTTATTTCAAACAAATTTCCAAAAGGAAGTTTACAGTGATTTAACTGGAGAGAGAGGAAGTTTGATGGGAGCAATTCAAGGATTATTTGCTGCGCAATATGATTTATTGCGCAAAAAAGGGCATTCACCGTCAGAAGCTTTCAATGAAACAGTAGAAGAAGCTACACAATCTTTATATCCTTTGGTGGCTGAAAACGGAATGGATTGGATGTACGCCAATTGCTCCACAACAGCGCAACGTGGTGCATTAGATTGGTGGAAAAAATTCAGAGATGCTGTAAAGCCTGTTTTTGAAGAATTATATGATTCGGTTGAGACAGGGAATGAAGCAAAATTGACCATCACCGCCAATGAAAAACCTGATTACAGAGTGGAGTTAGAAAGGGAATTGGATGAATTGAAAAATTCTGAAATGTGGCAAGCCGGTGCTGCAGTCCGAAAGCTAAGACCTGAAAATGCATAA
- a CDS encoding UbiA family prenyltransferase: MSGYIINEHSKEAENKASFLKRLYIYQKERFPILGHGILVAVFSFSAISYSRISRGAEGFVSTEKYLLGIFTTITLFLLVRILDEFKDAKDDAKFRQELPVPRGLISLKELAIIGWLVFIAQIIINTVFFPKMLLLYAGVIIYLLLMTKEFFIPEWLKKHQFWYVTSHMFIIPFIDVYASGFDWFVAGVQAPVGLLFFFAVSYMNGIVLEVGRKIRTPEQESEGVLTYTSMLGIPKAIYLWIVVLFATLLLSFAASYFANYSMEIYMILLFVFMICLFPAFLFLGKKDAKTAKFIEHASAIWTIAMYLILGAGPMISRLIGEL; this comes from the coding sequence ATGAGTGGTTATATCATCAATGAACACAGTAAAGAAGCGGAAAACAAAGCCTCATTTTTAAAGAGATTGTATATCTATCAAAAAGAACGTTTCCCAATTTTAGGACATGGTATTTTAGTGGCTGTATTTAGTTTTTCAGCCATCTCCTACTCAAGAATCAGCCGTGGTGCTGAAGGCTTTGTCAGCACGGAAAAATATTTACTAGGAATTTTCACTACCATTACCCTCTTCCTTTTAGTCCGAATTTTAGATGAATTTAAAGATGCAAAAGATGACGCAAAATTTCGACAGGAATTGCCAGTTCCAAGGGGACTGATTTCATTGAAAGAATTAGCGATTATCGGCTGGCTTGTTTTTATAGCTCAAATCATCATCAATACTGTTTTCTTTCCGAAGATGTTGCTTTTATATGCTGGAGTCATTATTTATTTGTTATTGATGACAAAAGAATTTTTCATTCCTGAATGGTTGAAAAAGCATCAATTCTGGTATGTCACCTCTCATATGTTCATTATTCCATTTATAGATGTTTATGCAAGCGGCTTTGATTGGTTTGTAGCCGGTGTTCAAGCTCCAGTCGGATTACTTTTCTTCTTTGCAGTATCTTATATGAACGGAATTGTATTGGAAGTAGGCAGAAAAATAAGAACTCCAGAGCAAGAATCGGAGGGTGTACTCACCTACACTTCCATGCTGGGAATTCCGAAAGCCATTTATTTATGGATAGTGGTGTTGTTTGCTACGCTTCTGCTCAGTTTTGCTGCTTCCTATTTTGCAAATTATAGCATGGAAATCTATATGATTTTATTGTTTGTATTTATGATTTGTCTTTTCCCGGCTTTCCTTTTTTTAGGAAAAAAAGATGCTAAAACAGCAAAATTCATTGAACATGCTTCTGCCATTTGGACCATTGCCATGTACCTTATTTTGGGAGCTGGCCCGATGATTTCACGTTTAATCGGTGAGTTATGA
- a CDS encoding efflux RND transporter permease subunit: MHWLIKYRWISLLIAFAIIPFLWSGIEKAVQVDNRLSIWFLEDDLQLAEYYEFQDKFGNDELLFILLKNEKSVLDQEFLNNLEKLTDSIEKLDRVEKVFSPTNLKIPNGNTFGINQFSRFQEPKFTIDKRKEILEMNPALGDILFNQDQTAAAILIQPKKYENYEAERADFIAEVKGLSFQYFDNDKLHFAGIGVIYNALNQLSEKEFALFLGIAYAIIFLLTIIIYRQLSVLLYVLFVIILANCFTLGLFGLVDLQLNLMSSLIPIIISLLGVMDIVHIVNQHQKYMAEDKSGLSAMRSAIKPCLFTSLTTMAGFLALYVSPMSILEDFGLYAAIGIFFSLLFSFLLAPIFLPYIKIHRRYFPFEKLIPRSQFFTSKNQKAILIIASLIVLVSLLGLIQIKTNSDTLGYFPQNHEVYQDSKMIEDIYGAYLPIEYLITATDANKNKLLQNTVDWTDEVNHSITGIERTLGFHTLYETAFKREYNEKWRQAIESKGLVNRTELQLKKHYTDLFQSFNHEESNTYRVTFFTKMLSANEMTAKINQINDLANQHFDNNTQISVAGYQPMYASIITFVIKTQVYSLLTAFVMVFLLLWWIVKRIRLAVLATSINLLPVLVVFGVMGWFNINLDTATASLAAIILCICIDDTIHFVHHFLKNKEGKNQSIEMAIDSTLKWVGKAIVISSLLLFLGFGSMIFASLNTVFYFGLLISIAVLVAVISQLFLFPVLLLKFAKK; this comes from the coding sequence ATGCATTGGCTAATTAAATACCGTTGGATTTCCCTCTTAATTGCTTTTGCAATCATTCCTTTTTTATGGTCAGGTATTGAAAAGGCAGTGCAAGTGGATAATCGATTGAGCATCTGGTTTCTGGAAGATGACCTGCAGTTAGCTGAGTATTATGAGTTTCAAGACAAGTTTGGTAATGATGAACTACTATTCATCCTACTTAAAAACGAAAAAAGTGTATTAGATCAGGAGTTTCTAAATAATCTTGAAAAGCTTACTGATTCCATTGAAAAACTAGACAGAGTAGAAAAGGTATTTAGTCCCACCAATCTAAAAATACCGAATGGCAATACTTTTGGGATTAACCAGTTCAGCAGATTTCAAGAGCCAAAATTTACGATTGACAAAAGAAAGGAGATTCTAGAAATGAATCCGGCTCTGGGTGATATTCTATTTAATCAAGACCAGACGGCAGCGGCCATTTTAATACAGCCAAAAAAATATGAAAATTACGAAGCCGAAAGAGCTGATTTCATTGCCGAAGTTAAAGGCTTAAGCTTCCAATATTTTGATAATGACAAGCTACATTTCGCAGGAATTGGAGTAATCTATAATGCCTTAAATCAACTTTCCGAAAAAGAATTTGCACTATTTTTAGGAATCGCATACGCAATCATATTCTTATTAACCATCATCATTTACAGACAGCTTTCGGTTCTACTTTATGTATTATTTGTGATCATTCTAGCCAATTGCTTTACGCTTGGGCTATTTGGGTTAGTAGATTTACAACTGAATTTGATGAGTAGCCTAATTCCCATTATTATTAGCCTCTTGGGTGTGATGGATATCGTGCATATTGTCAACCAGCATCAAAAATACATGGCCGAAGACAAAAGCGGACTATCTGCTATGAGATCAGCCATAAAACCATGTCTTTTCACCAGTTTGACCACAATGGCAGGCTTTTTAGCACTTTATGTAAGTCCAATGTCCATTTTAGAAGACTTTGGATTGTATGCCGCCATTGGAATATTCTTTTCATTGCTATTTAGTTTCTTGCTTGCTCCCATTTTTTTACCCTACATCAAAATTCATAGAAGATATTTTCCATTTGAAAAGCTCATCCCAAGAAGTCAGTTCTTTACATCCAAAAATCAAAAGGCCATCTTAATTATTGCTTCTCTAATTGTCCTAGTATCACTTTTGGGCTTAATTCAAATTAAAACTAACTCAGATACTCTGGGATATTTTCCTCAAAATCATGAGGTTTATCAAGACAGTAAAATGATAGAAGATATTTATGGAGCTTATCTTCCAATAGAATATCTTATTACTGCCACAGATGCAAATAAAAATAAGCTTCTTCAAAACACGGTTGACTGGACAGATGAAGTCAATCACTCCATTACTGGCATAGAAAGGACTTTAGGTTTTCACACATTATATGAAACCGCATTTAAAAGGGAATACAATGAAAAATGGCGGCAGGCAATTGAAAGTAAAGGCTTGGTAAACAGAACGGAATTGCAATTGAAAAAGCACTATACAGATCTCTTTCAAAGTTTTAATCACGAAGAATCGAATACTTACAGGGTCACATTCTTTACTAAAATGCTATCAGCAAATGAAATGACTGCAAAAATTAATCAGATAAATGATTTAGCAAATCAGCATTTTGATAATAATACCCAAATTTCAGTAGCAGGCTATCAACCAATGTACGCCTCTATTATCACTTTTGTGATCAAAACACAAGTTTACAGCTTGCTAACTGCATTCGTGATGGTCTTCCTACTCCTTTGGTGGATTGTCAAAAGGATCCGATTAGCCGTACTAGCCACTTCTATAAATCTTCTTCCAGTGCTGGTGGTATTTGGCGTAATGGGTTGGTTTAATATTAACTTGGATACGGCTACCGCAAGTTTAGCGGCCATTATCCTATGTATTTGCATAGATGACACTATACATTTCGTACACCACTTTTTGAAAAATAAAGAAGGAAAAAACCAATCAATTGAAATGGCAATTGACAGCACCTTAAAATGGGTGGGGAAAGCCATCGTAATCAGTAGCTTACTATTATTTCTTGGATTCGGCTCTATGATATTTGCCTCCCTAAACACTGTATTCTATTTTGGCTTACTGATTTCTATCGCGGTATTAGTGGCAGTTATTAGCCAACTTTTTCTCTTTCCTGTTTTGTTGTTAAAGTTTGCTAAAAAGTAA